In a genomic window of Occallatibacter riparius:
- a CDS encoding HvfC/BufC N-terminal domain-containing protein: protein MNLLDLQRRMAEDVRRPLTAAYEMQQTTEDGSSTEELAASYIAPNSRLSSFERLEIYNRQYWFRLMSAVSEDYPSLNAVLGPKRFESLIVAYLHAHPSTSWTLRDLGAKLPAFLVDHPELVGKRHKLAVDVAKLEWAYVDAFDSKRLEPLTAEEVETIGPDSRLFLQPHLQLLELTYPVDTLVLAVKKGMPETDIVSSATSQKDTQYRMKLPSMRQQRVYLAVHRFDDSVYYRRIERETFLILSAFREGSSVADAIASGFAKSRLKPDEQAALVQQCFAHASKLGWFCTTEAISEHQATSVM, encoded by the coding sequence ATGAACCTTCTCGACCTTCAACGCAGGATGGCAGAAGATGTTCGCCGCCCGCTGACGGCGGCTTATGAGATGCAGCAGACCACTGAGGACGGCAGTTCCACCGAAGAGCTGGCAGCAAGCTACATCGCACCGAACTCACGACTCTCTTCATTTGAGCGTCTTGAGATCTACAACCGGCAGTACTGGTTTCGCCTGATGAGCGCGGTCTCTGAAGACTATCCAAGCTTGAACGCTGTGTTGGGGCCGAAACGCTTCGAATCACTCATAGTCGCCTACCTGCACGCGCATCCCTCGACATCTTGGACGCTGCGGGATCTGGGAGCAAAGCTGCCTGCCTTTCTGGTCGATCATCCAGAACTCGTGGGCAAGCGTCATAAGCTCGCGGTTGATGTGGCGAAGCTCGAATGGGCATATGTCGACGCCTTTGACAGTAAACGCCTGGAGCCATTGACGGCTGAAGAAGTTGAGACGATCGGGCCCGACTCCCGGCTTTTCCTGCAGCCTCATCTGCAACTTCTCGAACTCACGTATCCGGTCGACACCCTTGTCCTGGCAGTAAAGAAGGGAATGCCCGAGACCGATATCGTGAGCAGTGCGACGAGCCAGAAAGATACGCAGTATCGAATGAAGCTTCCATCGATGCGCCAGCAGCGTGTTTACCTTGCTGTGCATCGTTTCGACGATTCAGTCTACTACCGCAGGATTGAGCGGGAGACTTTCCTCATACTGAGTGCATTCCGAGAAGGTTCTTCCGTTGCCGATGCGATCGCATCGGGATTTGCCAAAAGTCGCTTGAAACCAGATGAACAAGCAGCTCTGGTCCAACAGTGTTTTGCTCATGCCTCAAAGCTCGGCTGGTTTTGCACCACTGAAGCCATTTCTGAACATCAAGCGACTTCTGTGATGTAG
- the bufB gene encoding MNIO family bufferin maturase, with protein MPANRFNGFTDYGVGIGLRVPHYDHILTKKPVVDWFEIISENYMVDGGRPLKILDQILDQYRVVQHGVSMYFGSAQPLHRDHLKRIKELTRRTNTPWLSDHLCWGSVDGRYTHDLLPLPYTFEAARITAERVRQVQDYLEIPVAVENVSSYAEYHDSEMTEWEFLNEVVHAADCGILLDVNNIYVSSQNHEFNPFDYVNAIPVERVAQIHIAGHSKFERYTLDTHDHPVLDPVWALYARAIERCGPTATLLEWDDSIPSFEEVHAEALKANRFLLSESPVVPNGRPLFEEAFV; from the coding sequence ATGCCAGCCAATCGCTTCAATGGATTTACCGACTACGGAGTCGGCATTGGCCTGAGAGTGCCGCATTACGATCACATCCTCACGAAGAAGCCAGTGGTCGATTGGTTTGAGATCATCTCGGAGAACTACATGGTCGACGGTGGCCGCCCTCTCAAGATCCTCGATCAGATTCTTGACCAGTACCGCGTGGTTCAGCACGGTGTATCGATGTACTTCGGAAGCGCCCAGCCGCTGCATCGGGATCACCTGAAACGCATTAAGGAGCTGACGCGGCGCACTAATACGCCCTGGCTCTCTGATCATCTCTGCTGGGGCAGCGTCGACGGACGCTATACACACGACTTGTTGCCCCTCCCGTATACGTTCGAGGCGGCTCGCATCACCGCTGAGCGCGTGCGTCAGGTACAGGATTATCTGGAGATTCCGGTCGCGGTAGAGAACGTGAGCAGCTATGCGGAGTATCACGACTCTGAGATGACCGAGTGGGAATTTCTGAATGAGGTTGTCCACGCTGCTGATTGCGGAATTCTGCTGGATGTAAATAACATCTATGTTTCCTCGCAGAATCACGAATTCAATCCATTCGACTACGTGAATGCCATTCCAGTCGAACGTGTGGCACAGATTCACATTGCGGGGCACTCCAAGTTTGAACGTTACACCCTCGATACACACGATCATCCCGTGCTTGACCCTGTGTGGGCACTCTACGCGCGCGCGATCGAGCGTTGCGGACCAACGGCTACTTTGCTGGAGTGGGACGACAGCATTCCGTCATTTGAAGAGGTTCATGCCGAGGCGTTGAAAGCCAATCGATTTCTGTTGTCGGAGTCGCCAGTTGTGCCAAATGGACGGCCCTTGTTTGAGGAGGCCTTTGTATGA
- a CDS encoding DUF1223 domain-containing protein, whose amino-acid sequence MRSHAAYTLSFVAFALNMSSGHVSAQSPSVEKPASVAIVELFTSEGCSSCPPADMLLQQINLKQTSHKQLIVGISEHVTYWNELGWKDPYSLPAFTARQSAYASRLSPEGSYTPQMVVNGRDQFVGSDGSALKRALEEDSRRSHVALHIISSSHNTSVLDVTFSLSAPVSKSLDVIAVLTDDSDRSNVLRGENSGRSLQHVSVARFLSRIATVKDDAQHSIHIAVPDGFQIGRAAHHLILFAQEPHQGAIVGAETLPL is encoded by the coding sequence ATGCGATCCCACGCAGCATACACGCTGTCCTTTGTTGCATTCGCTCTAAATATGAGCTCGGGGCATGTAAGCGCCCAGAGTCCGAGCGTGGAAAAGCCGGCGTCAGTCGCCATTGTGGAGTTGTTCACATCCGAGGGGTGTTCGAGCTGCCCACCAGCCGACATGCTCCTGCAGCAAATCAATCTAAAGCAGACCTCGCACAAGCAGCTCATCGTCGGCATCAGTGAGCACGTGACTTATTGGAATGAATTGGGCTGGAAGGACCCTTATTCTTTACCTGCCTTCACCGCCAGGCAGAGCGCGTACGCTTCGCGCCTGTCCCCGGAAGGCTCATATACCCCCCAGATGGTCGTGAATGGGCGGGACCAGTTCGTGGGCAGTGACGGGTCTGCACTCAAGCGAGCGCTCGAAGAGGACTCTCGACGCAGCCATGTAGCTCTTCACATTATCTCGTCGTCTCATAACACGTCAGTCCTGGACGTGACATTTTCGCTGAGTGCCCCTGTATCGAAATCTCTGGATGTCATCGCGGTTCTTACAGATGACAGTGATCGTTCGAACGTACTCCGTGGGGAGAACTCCGGGCGCTCACTCCAGCATGTCTCCGTCGCCCGGTTTCTAAGCCGCATAGCTACCGTGAAGGACGATGCGCAACACTCCATTCATATTGCTGTCCCTGACGGATTTCAGATTGGCCGTGCGGCGCATCACCTGATCCTCTTCGCGCAGGAGCCGCATCAGGGAGCCATTGTGGGTGCTGAGACGCTGCCTCTCTAG